The Vibrio rhizosphaerae genome includes a region encoding these proteins:
- a CDS encoding metal ABC transporter ATP-binding protein has protein sequence MTHSPVTLQATQVSVTYNNGFKAIHDVSFSLQGGTICALVGVNGGGKSTLFKSIMGLVKTSQGEILLSHRPVRQALKQNQVAYVPQSEDIDWHFPILVQDVVMQGRYGFMNFLRRPSLTDKAKVQQAMQRMGIEALADRQIGELSGGQKKRVFLARALAQESKIILLDEPFTGVDFTTEEAIMHLLRELREEGHLILVSTHNLGNIPDYCNEVVFINRTIVAAGNLQETFTQQNLIATFGGVLKHVGILGETLHQDQDERAVTILSDHEKPAVFYGKDQHSATLIRDGQPPEQPQPASR, from the coding sequence ATGACTCATTCCCCCGTCACACTGCAAGCAACTCAAGTGAGTGTTACTTACAATAATGGGTTTAAAGCAATTCATGATGTCAGTTTCAGCCTCCAGGGTGGTACTATCTGCGCGTTGGTGGGCGTCAACGGCGGTGGTAAATCAACCCTCTTCAAAAGCATCATGGGGCTCGTCAAAACCTCACAGGGGGAAATTCTTCTCTCTCATCGCCCGGTCCGGCAAGCACTCAAACAAAATCAGGTCGCTTATGTGCCGCAGAGTGAAGACATTGACTGGCACTTTCCGATTCTGGTTCAGGACGTCGTGATGCAAGGGCGCTATGGTTTTATGAACTTTCTGCGTCGCCCGAGCCTCACCGATAAAGCCAAAGTTCAACAAGCGATGCAACGCATGGGCATTGAAGCACTGGCAGACCGTCAAATCGGAGAGCTCTCCGGCGGGCAAAAAAAGCGGGTTTTTCTCGCCCGGGCACTCGCACAGGAAAGTAAGATCATCTTACTCGATGAGCCGTTTACCGGAGTCGATTTCACCACCGAAGAAGCGATCATGCATCTGCTGCGGGAGCTTCGTGAAGAAGGTCATCTGATCTTAGTCTCGACCCATAATCTGGGTAACATTCCCGATTACTGCAATGAAGTGGTGTTTATTAACCGCACCATTGTTGCCGCCGGTAATCTTCAGGAGACCTTCACACAACAGAACCTGATCGCCACCTTCGGCGGCGTGCTCAAACATGTCGGGATTCTCGGTGAAACGCTACATCAGGATCAGGACGAACGCGCGGTCACGATTCTCTCAGACCATGAAAAACCGGCCGTTTTTTATGGCAAAGATCAACACAGTGCCACGCTGATCCGGGACGGCCAGCCTCCCGAACAACCACAGCCAGCATCGAGGTAG
- a CDS encoding DUF2586 domain-containing protein: MAWPSVIINIKNMMKGPIAGVEYHFLFVGYGTVSGTERELTVVDASTDLDAALASAGESLRTTVMAAKLNGGSEWTAGVMVLDQADNWKDAVRKANETASFEAFVLDFPATDKTLLEDAIAMRTELKNALGRETFAVCCLPEINHTDATNGETWEAWLAKSVAIVDGVASQYITVVPSVHADGSTLGKYCGRLANQVDASIADSPARIKTGSVVGSTDFLTDKDGKALALSVLKTLESNRISCPMWYPDYDGQYWTTGRTLDVVGGDFQDIRHIRVAMKAARKVRIRAIARIADRTFNSTPQSEAQAKLFMTQDLREMALTGNPGEIYPPQDDDIQIKWVNSTEVEVYMAVQPYECPVKITVAIYISQGDKA; this comes from the coding sequence ATGGCGTGGCCCAGCGTTATTATTAATATTAAAAACATGATGAAAGGCCCCATTGCCGGGGTGGAATATCATTTTCTGTTTGTCGGATACGGGACTGTCTCCGGTACAGAACGTGAGTTAACGGTTGTTGATGCTTCAACCGATCTGGACGCCGCATTAGCTTCAGCCGGAGAATCCCTGCGGACGACTGTGATGGCTGCGAAGCTCAATGGTGGCAGTGAATGGACTGCCGGAGTGATGGTGCTTGATCAAGCCGATAACTGGAAAGATGCAGTACGTAAAGCCAACGAAACCGCAAGTTTTGAAGCATTTGTACTGGATTTCCCTGCGACGGATAAAACGTTGCTTGAAGATGCGATTGCAATGCGCACTGAGCTGAAAAATGCATTGGGTCGTGAAACTTTCGCAGTGTGTTGTCTGCCTGAGATCAATCATACCGACGCAACCAACGGCGAAACGTGGGAAGCGTGGTTAGCGAAGTCAGTTGCGATTGTTGACGGCGTTGCCAGCCAATACATCACTGTGGTGCCGTCGGTTCATGCCGATGGGTCAACACTGGGTAAATATTGTGGCCGTCTGGCGAATCAGGTGGATGCATCGATCGCAGATTCTCCGGCACGGATTAAAACCGGTAGTGTTGTCGGGTCAACGGATTTTCTGACCGATAAAGATGGCAAAGCTTTGGCATTGTCTGTATTGAAAACACTGGAATCGAATCGCATTTCCTGCCCGATGTGGTATCCGGACTATGACGGTCAATACTGGACAACCGGTCGTACTCTTGATGTGGTCGGTGGTGATTTCCAAGACATTCGCCATATCCGTGTTGCGATGAAAGCTGCCCGTAAAGTCCGTATCCGTGCCATTGCCCGCATTGCGGATCGCACATTCAACTCGACACCGCAGAGTGAAGCACAGGCAAAACTGTTTATGACGCAGGATCTGCGTGAAATGGCACTGACCGGCAATCCGGGTGAAATCTATCCGCCACAAGATGATGACATTCAAATCAAGTGGGTCAACAGCACTGAAGTTGAAGTTTATATGGCTGTTCAGCCGTATGAATGCCCGGTCAAAATTACTGTTGCAATCTATATCAGCCAAGGAGATAAAGCATGA
- a CDS encoding MaoC family dehydratase, which yields MKVVELFKQRGEILSKQHAELMQKMPPAMREYWEELLTKTNNFHLFSWIRDFHQPAVNEEVSLPNDADDIALKRESAIFDQESLKLNPEAQALYEELREKIGEVIHVGDWLHVDQDRINQFGSVTEDTQWIHTDPERASTESPFKTTIAHGFLTLALLPKLTDSVNPEVPLFPTAKMVVNVGLNQVRFPYPVKSGDRVRAKSILTKVTPVRKGLEIEREIRVEIEGVRRPGCIVVSVIQLHF from the coding sequence ATGAAAGTCGTAGAACTGTTCAAACAACGTGGTGAAATATTAAGCAAGCAGCATGCAGAACTGATGCAGAAAATGCCGCCGGCGATGCGCGAGTATTGGGAAGAGTTGCTGACAAAAACGAATAATTTTCACCTGTTTTCGTGGATCAGAGATTTTCATCAACCAGCGGTAAATGAAGAGGTTAGCCTGCCGAACGATGCAGATGATATTGCGTTAAAGCGTGAATCTGCAATTTTCGATCAAGAATCGCTGAAGTTAAACCCTGAAGCTCAAGCTTTATATGAAGAGCTCCGGGAGAAAATTGGTGAAGTGATCCACGTTGGAGATTGGTTGCATGTTGACCAAGACCGGATTAATCAATTTGGTTCTGTCACTGAAGATACACAGTGGATCCATACGGATCCTGAGCGGGCATCAACGGAATCACCGTTCAAGACGACCATTGCACATGGTTTTCTGACGTTGGCATTGTTGCCGAAGCTGACCGATAGCGTTAATCCTGAGGTGCCGCTATTTCCGACTGCAAAAATGGTTGTGAATGTTGGCCTGAATCAGGTTCGCTTTCCGTATCCGGTGAAATCGGGTGATCGTGTTCGGGCGAAAAGCATTCTGACGAAAGTGACGCCAGTGCGTAAAGGGCTGGAAATCGAGCGTGAAATTCGTGTTGAGATTGAAGGCGTGAGACGTCCTGGGTGTATCGTTGTTTCGGTGATTCAACTGCACTTCTAG
- a CDS encoding anaerobic C4-dicarboxylate transporter — MVAVELFIVLLFIFLGARIGGIGIGFAGGAGVIILTMGLGMHAGTIPVDVILIIMSVITAIAAMQVAGGMDWLVDLAEKFLRKNPKQITFYAPIVTFMMTLLAGTGHTAFSTLPVIAEVAKEQKVRPSRPLSIAVVASQIAITASPISAAVVFFSGILEPLGVGYLKLLAVCIPTTFMACMIGAFVANFLGKDLEDDPIYQERLAKGLIKVRGATQRDILPSAKMSVYIFVVAIVAVVAYATMISKAVGLITEPAIGRNEAIMAIMLMAATAIILFTKIDASKITSVSTFKSGMSACVCVLGVAWLGDTFVSGHINEIKALSAHILEQYPWMLAITLFFASMLLYSQGATTTALMPAALAIGVAPLTAVASFAAVSALFVLPTYPTLLAAVEMDDTGSTRIGSYVFNHPFFIPGVVTITSAVTFGFIFGGMIL; from the coding sequence ATGGTAGCAGTAGAGCTGTTTATTGTCCTGCTCTTCATTTTTCTCGGCGCTAGGATTGGCGGTATTGGCATTGGATTTGCCGGTGGGGCGGGGGTCATCATTTTGACAATGGGGCTGGGAATGCATGCAGGGACGATCCCGGTCGATGTAATTTTAATCATTATGTCCGTGATTACTGCAATTGCAGCAATGCAAGTTGCCGGTGGAATGGACTGGCTGGTTGACCTGGCAGAGAAGTTTTTAAGAAAAAATCCCAAACAAATTACCTTTTATGCGCCGATCGTCACTTTTATGATGACACTTTTAGCCGGTACAGGTCATACGGCATTTTCAACCTTACCGGTGATTGCTGAAGTGGCGAAAGAACAAAAAGTCAGACCATCACGTCCTCTCTCTATTGCTGTGGTTGCTTCTCAAATTGCGATTACGGCATCTCCGATTTCTGCTGCGGTCGTTTTTTTCTCCGGCATTCTTGAGCCGCTTGGTGTCGGCTATCTGAAATTGTTGGCTGTGTGTATTCCGACGACATTTATGGCCTGTATGATTGGTGCTTTCGTCGCTAATTTCTTAGGTAAAGATCTGGAAGATGACCCGATTTATCAGGAACGTCTGGCAAAAGGATTGATTAAAGTCCGTGGTGCGACCCAACGTGATATTCTGCCGTCTGCAAAAATGTCGGTTTATATCTTTGTGGTTGCCATTGTTGCGGTGGTGGCTTATGCAACCATGATTAGTAAAGCGGTGGGTTTAATTACCGAGCCGGCAATTGGCCGTAATGAAGCGATCATGGCAATTATGCTGATGGCTGCCACGGCGATCATTCTGTTTACTAAGATTGATGCCTCAAAAATCACCTCGGTTTCAACATTTAAATCCGGGATGAGCGCTTGTGTTTGTGTGCTTGGCGTGGCTTGGTTAGGTGATACTTTTGTCTCCGGTCATATCAACGAGATTAAAGCGCTGTCTGCTCATATTCTCGAACAATATCCGTGGATGCTGGCAATTACGCTGTTTTTTGCGTCCATGCTTTTGTATTCACAAGGTGCCACAACAACTGCCTTGATGCCGGCGGCATTGGCAATCGGGGTCGCACCGTTAACCGCAGTGGCGTCTTTTGCAGCTGTCAGTGCGCTGTTCGTGTTGCCCACTTACCCAACCTTATTGGCTGCGGTTGAGATGGATGATACTGGTTCAACCCGAATTGGCAGCTATGTCTTTAACCATCCATTTTTTATTCCGGGGGTGGTCACCATTACTTCAGCGGTCACATTTGGCTTCATTTTCGGAGGAATGATACTTTAG
- the lysC gene encoding Rz1-like lysis system protein LysC, whose product MSHTEPPVIQTQYLLPPEGIIVPCYKPSISGTWPEVVTEDIPRLKSALSQCAARAEDYLQWRASNVTH is encoded by the coding sequence GTGAGTCATACTGAGCCACCAGTGATACAGACGCAATATCTATTGCCACCGGAGGGCATCATTGTACCTTGCTACAAACCCAGTATCAGCGGGACCTGGCCGGAGGTTGTTACGGAAGATATTCCCCGGCTGAAGTCGGCTTTGAGTCAGTGTGCTGCCCGGGCCGAGGATTATCTGCAATGGCGGGCGTCTAACGTTACCCATTAA
- a CDS encoding LexA family protein, which translates to MTVELGERLKARRESLGLTQDMLTARVKEIDSSLSLNRITISQIENGIQSSMKDRLLLAMSKALECSPEWIVYGTDSANTELSDSPSQANVSNGPSVSTMCPVISWVKAGDFSEAVTPYAPDEYEYYPCPVHSGPGTYILRVRGDSMEPRFEENDLIFIDPNLVEPEHNKFVIAMLTDSAEATFKQIQVIDNKKYLKALNPSYPPELRFLSINGNCQIIGTVIAHMKPI; encoded by the coding sequence ATGACTGTTGAATTAGGCGAACGGCTCAAAGCCAGACGAGAAAGTTTAGGGCTCACCCAAGACATGCTGACAGCCCGGGTGAAGGAGATAGATTCATCCCTAAGTCTCAACCGGATTACGATCAGCCAGATCGAAAATGGCATTCAATCCAGCATGAAAGACCGCTTATTGCTGGCCATGTCTAAAGCGCTGGAGTGTTCACCGGAATGGATCGTCTACGGCACCGATTCAGCGAACACCGAACTCTCGGATTCACCATCGCAGGCAAACGTCAGCAATGGCCCTTCAGTCTCAACCATGTGTCCGGTAATTTCCTGGGTAAAAGCCGGTGACTTTTCTGAAGCCGTGACACCGTACGCGCCCGACGAATACGAATATTACCCTTGCCCGGTACATAGCGGCCCCGGGACTTACATTCTGCGGGTCCGGGGGGACTCAATGGAACCTCGCTTTGAGGAAAATGATCTGATCTTTATTGATCCGAATCTTGTCGAGCCAGAACACAACAAGTTCGTTATCGCCATGCTGACCGATTCGGCAGAAGCAACATTCAAACAAATACAGGTCATCGATAATAAGAAGTATCTCAAAGCACTCAATCCCTCCTATCCGCCGGAGCTGCGCTTTTTGTCCATTAATGGCAACTGTCAGATTATCGGCACCGTGATTGCCCATATGAAGCCCATTTAA
- a CDS encoding metal ABC transporter permease, which translates to MDHLIHWFSEPFQYEFMQRALWAGLAVGAVCAVLSCYLVLKGWSLMGDAISHAVLPGIVIAYALGIALPIGAFISGLTCALMSGYIKENCRVKEDTVMGIVYSGMFALGLILFTKIQTDQHLLHILFGNMLGIQDYEFTQTVTLSLIVFAIIVLFRKDFLLYCFDRSHARVVGLPVVLIHYGLLVLLSLTIVATIQAVGVIMVVAMLIAPGMTAFILTRQFARMMWIALGVSLSSIVLGILISFHIDGATSACIVLVQAAFFMLALTFAKLNSRMARLNGPASETHPVSSH; encoded by the coding sequence ATGGATCATCTCATTCACTGGTTCAGTGAACCTTTCCAGTATGAATTTATGCAGCGTGCGCTATGGGCTGGGCTCGCTGTCGGGGCAGTCTGTGCGGTGCTTTCTTGTTATCTGGTGCTCAAAGGCTGGTCACTGATGGGCGATGCCATCTCTCATGCTGTATTACCGGGGATCGTCATTGCCTACGCACTGGGAATCGCGCTACCGATCGGCGCCTTTATCTCCGGCCTGACTTGCGCCCTGATGAGTGGCTATATCAAGGAAAATTGCCGGGTCAAAGAAGACACCGTCATGGGCATTGTTTACTCAGGTATGTTTGCACTGGGTCTGATCCTTTTTACCAAGATACAAACTGATCAGCACCTGCTGCATATTCTGTTTGGCAATATGCTCGGGATTCAGGATTATGAATTCACTCAAACCGTGACCCTATCCTTAATTGTGTTTGCCATTATTGTCCTATTCAGGAAAGATTTCTTACTTTACTGCTTTGACCGCAGCCATGCGCGGGTCGTCGGATTGCCCGTCGTGCTGATTCACTATGGTTTATTGGTATTACTGTCACTGACCATCGTCGCAACCATTCAGGCTGTCGGCGTCATTATGGTAGTCGCGATGCTGATCGCACCGGGCATGACCGCATTTATTCTCACCAGACAGTTTGCCCGGATGATGTGGATTGCACTGGGCGTGTCGCTGAGCTCAATTGTTCTCGGTATTCTGATCAGTTTTCACATTGACGGCGCAACCAGTGCCTGTATCGTACTCGTTCAGGCAGCATTTTTTATGCTGGCACTGACCTTCGCCAAGCTCAACAGCCGAATGGCAAGGCTGAACGGACCGGCATCAGAGACACATCCGGTATCGTCTCATTAA
- a CDS encoding iron chelate uptake ABC transporter family permease subunit — protein MLELLLEPLHYQYMQHAILSSAIVGAVCAFLSAFLMLKGWSLIGDALSHSVVPGVAGAYALGLPYSVGAFIAGFLASIGIALLRTLSHLKEDAIIGFIFTTFFAAGLLLISLNPTSINIEGIIFGSILTVSQSDLTQMLIIAGVSFVLLTLLWKDLMLVFFDETQASSVGLSPTILKVVFFTILSACTVASLQTVGAILVIAMVITPGATAYLLTDRFGLLLIIAITLGFVTSALGAYLSYYLNGATGGTIVLLQTIIFLCAFFFAPKYGVLANRRNARDRASSDETHTRNTVTSGG, from the coding sequence ATGTTGGAACTCCTGCTCGAACCGCTGCACTATCAATATATGCAGCATGCCATTTTAAGTAGTGCGATTGTCGGCGCGGTGTGCGCGTTCTTATCCGCGTTTCTGATGCTCAAAGGCTGGTCACTGATTGGTGATGCCCTGTCGCATTCTGTGGTTCCCGGCGTTGCCGGTGCCTATGCACTGGGCTTGCCTTACTCTGTCGGTGCATTCATCGCCGGCTTTCTGGCTTCAATTGGGATTGCCTTGCTACGCACGCTCTCCCATTTGAAAGAAGATGCCATTATCGGCTTCATTTTCACCACCTTTTTTGCTGCCGGTCTGCTGTTAATTTCACTCAATCCGACGTCAATAAATATAGAAGGGATTATTTTCGGCAGCATCTTGACCGTCAGCCAGTCTGACTTAACCCAAATGCTGATCATTGCCGGTGTATCATTTGTGCTGCTGACACTGCTGTGGAAGGATCTCATGCTGGTGTTTTTCGATGAAACACAAGCTTCATCCGTGGGTCTGTCACCAACCATACTGAAAGTGGTGTTCTTTACCATTCTCAGTGCTTGTACGGTGGCATCACTCCAAACCGTCGGGGCCATTCTGGTGATTGCGATGGTTATCACACCGGGAGCGACCGCATACTTGCTGACTGACCGGTTTGGCCTGTTGTTAATCATTGCCATCACGCTCGGTTTTGTCACCAGTGCTCTAGGCGCTTATCTCAGCTATTACCTCAATGGCGCAACGGGCGGCACCATTGTCCTGCTGCAAACGATCATCTTCCTCTGCGCATTTTTCTTTGCGCCCAAATATGGCGTACTCGCAAACCGGAGAAATGCCAGAGATCGTGCCTCATCTGACGAGACACACACTCGCAACACCGTCACATCAGGAGGTTAA
- a CDS encoding ogr/Delta-like zinc finger family protein, with protein sequence MRVLCPECGQKSRIQKSNRITNSHADLYCSCSDPECGHTFVMNLSYSHTLSPSAKAANQLVCNLIKSLPPESRASLQQELSLI encoded by the coding sequence ATGAGAGTGTTATGCCCTGAGTGTGGTCAAAAAAGCCGGATCCAAAAATCGAACCGGATTACCAACAGTCATGCAGATCTGTACTGTAGTTGTAGTGATCCTGAATGCGGTCACACCTTCGTTATGAATCTGTCTTACAGTCACACTCTGAGCCCTTCAGCCAAGGCTGCTAACCAATTAGTCTGCAACCTGATCAAGTCACTTCCTCCCGAAAGTCGTGCCAGCCTGCAACAAGAATTATCCTTAATCTAA
- a CDS encoding lysozyme, whose product MKYNRLIGTVLFGAVAITGTFEGQRHEAYRDPGGVWTVCFGETAGVRQDMSYSDQQCAMMLASSLNYHNEPLENLHYQLPPNVHIAALDFSYNLGTNALRRSTLYRKLKQRDIEGACQEFNRWVYLNGKDCRVAQNRCRGIVTRREIETQLCLGQISVKDALIKLGHTPSDAEVMYDL is encoded by the coding sequence ATGAAATATAACCGATTGATTGGTACGGTGCTCTTTGGTGCTGTGGCGATTACCGGCACATTTGAAGGTCAGCGTCATGAGGCTTATCGGGATCCGGGCGGGGTGTGGACGGTCTGCTTCGGAGAAACCGCCGGTGTGCGTCAGGATATGTCCTACAGTGATCAACAGTGCGCTATGATGCTTGCCAGTTCTTTGAATTATCACAATGAACCTCTGGAAAACCTACATTATCAACTGCCGCCAAATGTGCATATTGCTGCCCTTGATTTCAGCTATAACCTGGGGACGAATGCGCTGCGCCGCTCAACGCTCTATCGCAAACTGAAGCAACGGGATATTGAGGGGGCATGTCAGGAGTTTAACCGCTGGGTATATCTGAATGGCAAAGATTGTCGTGTGGCACAAAATCGCTGTCGGGGAATTGTGACCCGCAGAGAAATTGAAACCCAGCTCTGTCTGGGACAGATTTCAGTCAAGGATGCTTTGATAAAACTAGGCCATACACCTTCAGATGCTGAGGTGATGTATGATCTTTAA
- a CDS encoding Lrp/AsnC family transcriptional regulator, whose amino-acid sequence MNQSLDRIDLKLLRLLQQDGRASNAVLAEKTNISPATCHRRIERLFKQGTIQSVRADINPQDIDLGTLVTVGVVLDRSTPESFAEFEAAIVRLPVIIDCQLVAGEFDYFLRVRVQDMTDFNQLHASQLIALPGVRQIRTFFVMKEVIHHAPLRF is encoded by the coding sequence ATGAACCAGTCACTCGATCGTATCGATTTGAAACTTTTGCGCCTGCTACAGCAAGACGGCAGAGCGAGTAATGCCGTTCTGGCGGAGAAAACCAATATTAGTCCGGCAACATGTCACCGTCGCATTGAACGCCTGTTCAAACAAGGAACCATTCAATCCGTCAGAGCAGACATCAATCCGCAGGATATTGATTTAGGGACATTGGTGACCGTCGGCGTGGTGTTGGATCGTTCAACCCCGGAGAGCTTTGCCGAGTTTGAAGCGGCAATTGTTCGCCTGCCCGTGATTATTGACTGCCAGTTAGTTGCGGGTGAATTTGATTATTTTCTCCGGGTTCGGGTTCAGGATATGACAGATTTCAATCAACTGCATGCCAGTCAGCTGATCGCCCTGCCCGGGGTCCGGCAGATCCGGACTTTCTTTGTCATGAAAGAAGTCATTCACCACGCGCCGTTACGATTCTGA
- a CDS encoding 1-aminocyclopropane-1-carboxylate deaminase encodes MKLEKFERYPLNFGPTPIEKLSRLSEFLGGEIEIYAKREDCNCGLAFGGNKIRKLEYIVPDALASGADTLVTIGGVQSNHTRLVAATAAKIGMKCRLVQESWVPFQDAVYDRVGNILMSRVMGAEIELVDEGFDIGIRESWENAIEDVKAKGGVPYPIPAGASEHPYGGLGYVRFAEEVREQEAEMGIKFDYIVVCTVTGSTMAGMVVGFAADGRAQKVIGIDASGTPEQNHEQVLRIARHTADLVELGQEISAEDIVIIDDYAYPAYGVPSEETNEAIRIAARTEGMMTDPVYEGKSMQGLIDLTRQGFFPKGAKVLYAHLGGVPAINAYSYIYRNG; translated from the coding sequence ATGAAATTGGAGAAGTTTGAACGTTATCCGCTTAATTTCGGTCCGACCCCGATTGAAAAGCTCAGTCGTCTGAGTGAGTTTCTGGGAGGCGAGATTGAGATTTATGCCAAGCGGGAAGATTGCAACTGTGGGCTGGCTTTTGGTGGCAACAAGATTCGTAAGCTGGAATATATTGTCCCGGATGCGCTTGCCAGTGGCGCAGATACATTAGTCACCATTGGTGGTGTGCAGTCAAACCATACTCGTTTGGTGGCTGCGACGGCGGCGAAAATCGGGATGAAATGTCGGCTGGTTCAGGAAAGTTGGGTGCCATTTCAGGATGCTGTCTATGATCGGGTCGGAAATATTCTGATGAGTCGGGTTATGGGGGCTGAGATTGAGCTTGTCGACGAAGGATTTGATATCGGGATTCGAGAAAGCTGGGAAAATGCTATCGAAGATGTGAAAGCAAAAGGCGGGGTGCCTTATCCGATTCCTGCCGGTGCATCGGAGCATCCATACGGTGGGCTGGGGTATGTTCGGTTTGCCGAAGAAGTCCGCGAACAAGAAGCCGAAATGGGAATCAAATTTGATTATATTGTGGTGTGTACCGTAACGGGCTCAACTATGGCCGGTATGGTGGTTGGGTTTGCGGCGGATGGCCGGGCGCAAAAAGTGATTGGTATCGATGCTTCAGGGACACCAGAGCAAAATCACGAGCAGGTGTTACGGATTGCCCGGCACACCGCTGATTTAGTTGAATTGGGTCAGGAAATCAGCGCAGAGGATATTGTGATTATCGACGATTACGCTTATCCGGCTTATGGCGTTCCTTCTGAGGAAACCAATGAAGCGATTCGGATTGCCGCACGGACGGAAGGAATGATGACCGATCCGGTCTACGAAGGAAAATCGATGCAGGGTTTGATTGATTTAACCCGTCAGGGGTTTTTCCCGAAAGGTGCCAAAGTTCTATATGCACATTTAGGTGGTGTTCCGGCGATTAATGCTTATAGTTATATTTATCGTAATGGCTAA
- a CDS encoding phage tail protein, whose amino-acid sequence MAQYEAGEKLRELKTFIDTCVGDEIAQTLTTQMKHIALSLDSQFMGNGCQLMRLRYQASLVFDNFPHLSYSPAVLFANIGAWLMDHDPDREAGEQLANPVIEMTPVDDTHTTISIDVAFEEPVSVTEDATGPIYWRGKQWRIDTYDIWVAETLGNFTTGLR is encoded by the coding sequence ATGGCTCAGTATGAAGCGGGCGAGAAGCTCAGAGAACTTAAAACATTCATTGACACTTGTGTCGGAGACGAAATTGCACAAACCCTGACGACCCAAATGAAGCATATTGCCCTGAGTCTGGACAGTCAGTTTATGGGCAATGGCTGTCAGTTGATGAGACTGCGTTATCAAGCCAGTCTGGTGTTCGATAACTTTCCGCATCTCAGCTATAGCCCAGCCGTGCTGTTTGCCAATATCGGAGCCTGGTTGATGGATCACGACCCTGACCGGGAAGCGGGCGAGCAACTGGCAAATCCCGTGATTGAGATGACTCCCGTTGATGACACGCATACGACGATTAGCATTGATGTGGCGTTTGAAGAGCCCGTCAGTGTGACAGAAGACGCGACAGGGCCGATTTACTGGCGGGGAAAACAGTGGCGTATCGATACCTATGACATTTGGGTTGCAGAAACATTGGGTAATTTCACCACAGGCCTGCGTTAA
- a CDS encoding metal ABC transporter substrate-binding protein, which produces MKKYLITTLYCTLILLPGTALAKFKVVTTFTIIQDMAQHIAGDAAEVVSLTKPGAEIHNYQPTPRDIIKAQSADLVLWNGLNLEQWFQRFFSHVKDVPSVVVSAGIEPLSIYAGPYKDKPNPHAWMSPQNALIYVENIRQALVKYDPSHTATYNHNAQVYLEKIKQLNDHIRTQLAAIPAQKRWLVTSEGAFSYLARDYGLKEAFLWPINADQQGTPQQVKALIDTIHQHHIRVLFSESTISDRPAKQVARETGATYGGILYVDSLSTQNGPVPTYLDLLKVTTDTIVRGLRS; this is translated from the coding sequence ATGAAAAAATATCTCATAACCACATTGTATTGCACGCTGATACTCTTACCCGGCACAGCCTTAGCGAAGTTTAAGGTGGTAACGACATTTACCATTATTCAGGACATGGCACAGCATATTGCCGGAGATGCTGCCGAGGTGGTCTCTCTGACCAAGCCCGGCGCAGAAATTCACAACTATCAGCCGACTCCGAGAGATATCATCAAAGCGCAGTCCGCTGATCTGGTTTTATGGAATGGCCTCAATCTGGAGCAGTGGTTCCAACGCTTTTTCTCTCATGTGAAAGACGTGCCTTCGGTAGTGGTCAGCGCGGGGATTGAGCCACTCTCGATTTACGCCGGCCCTTATAAAGACAAACCCAATCCCCATGCATGGATGTCACCACAAAATGCTTTGATCTACGTCGAAAATATCCGTCAGGCACTGGTGAAATACGATCCCAGTCATACCGCGACCTACAATCACAATGCTCAGGTCTATCTGGAAAAGATCAAACAACTGAATGACCATATCCGAACACAACTGGCAGCCATTCCGGCACAAAAACGCTGGCTGGTCACCAGTGAAGGTGCTTTCAGCTATCTGGCAAGAGACTACGGGTTAAAAGAAGCGTTTCTCTGGCCGATCAATGCCGATCAGCAAGGCACACCCCAGCAAGTCAAAGCTTTAATCGATACCATCCATCAACATCATATCCGCGTGCTGTTCAGTGAGAGTACGATCTCTGACCGCCCGGCCAAGCAGGTTGCCAGAGAAACCGGGGCAACTTACGGGGGGATTCTTTATGTTGATTCCCTGTCGACCCAAAACGGGCCGGTCCCGACTTATCTTGACCTGCTCAAAGTCACCACCGATACCATCGTTAGAGGATTACGCTCATGA